A segment of the Selenihalanaerobacter shriftii genome:
ATTCTAAATACCACAGTAAAATCAGATACAATTTTAATTGTTTTCCTTAGCTGAAGATTATAAAATATTTTTTAGATCAGTACAAGGATAAAGGCTTTGCCCGTGCTATCGCACGTCCTTGACAGATTTAAAAAATATATTTTGAGTATTTGTAGGGAAAACAAATGAATTATTATTTAAAGTATTGATATATAATTATTATAGATAAGCAGATCATTTATTTTTATGTAAAATTTTGGATAAATAAACAGAGGACAATTTTTTTAGAAAAACCGTGCATTTAACCTTGCAATTCTCAGCTAGTAAAAAAATAAATTGAGTATTTGACTTAATTAAAATAATATGCTATAATTGAGTGAAAATGAAGTAGAGGCTCATCCGCTTCTCACCTATTAGCATAAGCTGTTATTAGGTTAATAAATCTCTGGATAATTTTATTTGGAGAAGTATTTTGATAAATTTTGCGGGTGGTCTATGTCTAATAGATTACCCGTTTATTAATTTTTTAGTTTTGTTGTTTTGGTTCTAAAAAATCAGGAGGTGTATAAAATTAGTAAAGATTTAAGAGTGAATGAAAGAATCAAGGCTAGAGAGGTTAGGGTAATTGGTAATGAAGGCGATCAGATAGGTATTATGCCGTTGAAGAAAGGACTAAATTTAGCTAAAGAAAGAGGATTAGATTTGGTACAGGTAGCTCCTAATGCTAACCCACCAGTTTGTAGAATCCTTGATTATGGTAAATATAAATATGAACAAGCTAAAAAGGCTAAAGAAGCTAAGAAGAATCAAAATGTCATGAATGTTAAAGAAGTACAAATGAGCGTTAAAATTGAAGAACATGATTTTAATGTGAAATTAGACATGGCAGAAAGATTTTTAGATAATAAAGATAAGGTTAAAGTTAAGATTAAATTTAGAGGTAGAGAGATCACTCATAAGGAATTAGGATATGATCTTATGGAAGATTTCTATGCTGAATTGGGAGATAAAGCCAAGATGGAAAGTAAGCCTAACATGGAAGGCCGTAATATGATAATGATCTTAACACCTGAAAGTGATAAGTAATTAATAATTATATATTATATCTAATTATTAGAAGGAGGAAATAAATCCATGCCTAAAATGAAGACTCATAAAGGCGCTAAGAAGAGATTTAAGAAGACATCTAAAGGTAAGTACAAGCGTAAAAAAGCTTTCAAGAATCATCTTCTAACTAAAAAATCTAGTAAGAAGAAGAGAAATTTAAGCAAGGACGCTGTAGTTGATAAATCTGATCAAAAGAGATTAGATGAATTATTACCATATGAATAATCAAATTCTTATTAACATTACATGAATTGTTTTAGACAAAGGAGGGATTTATGATGCCACGCGTTAAACGAGGTAATAGACGACTTAAAAAAAGAAAGCGTATTTTAAAATTAGCTAAAGGATACTTTGGATCTAAGAGTAAGCTATATAGACCTGCTAAAGAACAGGTATTGAAGTCATTACATTATGCTTATAGAGATAGAAAGCAGAAAAAGCGAAACTTCAGAAAACTATGGATTACTCGAATTAATGCAGCTGCTAGAAAACATGGACTTTCTTACAGTAGATTTATCCATGGTCTTAAGCAAGCTGATGTTGATATTAATCGTAAGATGTTAGCTGAATTAGCAGTTAATGATGATGATTCTTTTGCTGATTTGGTTGAATTAGCTAAAGAGAATATTTAAGTATTTAAAAAGCATGAGAATTATTCTCATGCTTTTTTTAACTTTACATACTTTAAAAGTTATAGTATAATATAATCAACAATTTAAGATAGTTAAAGCGCTTAATTCCATTTTGGAAATGGGGGACCCAATTTTTTTTGGGGTGAATCATATCTTCAATGTTACTAATATAAAGGATGGAGGTATGTAGGGTTACTCTTTCAACCCGAACCCGACAGCTAACCTCGTAAGCGTAGAAGGAGGAAGACCAAATAATCCACAGGTAGGTGTTCCTGTGGTTTTTCTATGTCTAATTTAAATTAGAAAGGATTGGAAATATGAGACCAAATGAAAGATTTGATCTTAATAATTTAACTCCAGCTCAGATTCTTTCCCTAGGTTACTTAGTAATTATTTTGATCGGTGCTATCTTGCTTTCATTACCGATTGCTACTGCTAGTGGAAAGAGTATGCCTTTTATTGATGCATTATTTACTGCTACTTCAGCTACAGCTGTAACTGGGTTAATTGTAGAAAATACTAGTATCTTCTTTTCAATTTTTGGGCAGGTAGTAATTATGGTCTTAATTCAAATTGGTGGTTTAGGAATTATGACTATGTCAACTCTATTTGCGTTTTTAGTTGGAAAGAAAATTACTTTAAAAGAACGTCTAATTATTCAGGCAGATTTAGATCAATTTCAGTTATCAGGACTTATTCGTTTAGTTAGATATGTTTTGTTAGTTACTTTTATGATTGAGGGGACAGGAGCTTTAATCTTATTTACAAGATTAATTCAGGAATATTCTTTAGGTAAGGCTTTATATTTATCAGTTTTTCATGCAATTTCTGCTTTTAATAATGCTGGTTTTGATTTATTTGGAAATAGTTTAGAAGGTTTTACTGGAGACATTACTATTAACTTAGTAATTACTACGCTAATCATCTTAGGTGGGATCGGTTTTGCTGTAATTGCTGAATTATATAGTGGCAAACGTAAATTTAAAGATTATTCATTACAGACTAAATTAGTTTTAAGTGTGACTGCATTTTTAATTGTGATTGGAACAGTAGTATTTTTCTTTTTAGAGTATTCTAATCCAGAAACCATGGGAGGACTTTCGTTTGGGAAGAAAGCATTGGCGTCTTATTTCTTATCTATAACCCCACGAACAGCTGGATTTAATACTGTACCAACAGGGGCATTAAAAAGTTCTACATTATTCTTTGTAA
Coding sequences within it:
- a CDS encoding TrkH family potassium uptake protein, whose protein sequence is MRPNERFDLNNLTPAQILSLGYLVIILIGAILLSLPIATASGKSMPFIDALFTATSATAVTGLIVENTSIFFSIFGQVVIMVLIQIGGLGIMTMSTLFAFLVGKKITLKERLIIQADLDQFQLSGLIRLVRYVLLVTFMIEGTGALILFTRLIQEYSLGKALYLSVFHAISAFNNAGFDLFGNSLEGFTGDITINLVITTLIILGGIGFAVIAELYSGKRKFKDYSLQTKLVLSVTAFLIVIGTVVFFFLEYSNPETMGGLSFGKKALASYFLSITPRTAGFNTVPTGALKSSTLFFVIILMFIGASPGSTGGGVKTTTFGALFAVVYAMVTGRSDVELFKRRLAKEVIFKALSIIMISLLLIVAVTMVLTITENMKFLDLFFETVSAFGTVGLSTGVTGELSVIGKLLITITMFAGRVGPLTLALAIGRKEETANIRYPEEKILVG
- the rplT gene encoding 50S ribosomal protein L20; the protein is MPRVKRGNRRLKKRKRILKLAKGYFGSKSKLYRPAKEQVLKSLHYAYRDRKQKKRNFRKLWITRINAAARKHGLSYSRFIHGLKQADVDINRKMLAELAVNDDDSFADLVELAKENI
- the infC gene encoding translation initiation factor IF-3; translated protein: MNERIKAREVRVIGNEGDQIGIMPLKKGLNLAKERGLDLVQVAPNANPPVCRILDYGKYKYEQAKKAKEAKKNQNVMNVKEVQMSVKIEEHDFNVKLDMAERFLDNKDKVKVKIKFRGREITHKELGYDLMEDFYAELGDKAKMESKPNMEGRNMIMILTPESDK
- the rpmI gene encoding 50S ribosomal protein L35 — protein: MPKMKTHKGAKKRFKKTSKGKYKRKKAFKNHLLTKKSSKKKRNLSKDAVVDKSDQKRLDELLPYE